GGGCGACGCTTCGTCATCCACTGCCCCGCCGAGCTAACCTTGGTCCCATCGTTCATCGTCAGCGGATCGGGAAGCTCGTAGTCAGGCACCTTCGATTCGTCGTAATTGAACGAGCGTTTCGCACTCAGCTTCTTGACCAAATCCGGATTCGCCGCCCAAGCAGCGGGCTCTTCGGCGATCGCAAAACCGGTCATGAACAAGACAGCAAACAAGCTGCTAAACACCGCGGTGGAGAATTGATTCGTCAAGTAAAGCATCGATTGAAACTCAGGAGAATGGGAGAATGGGAGAATGGGAGAATGGGAGTTGGGAGTTGGGAGTTGGGAGTTGGGAGTTGGGAGTTGGGAGTTGTCTTGCGGCATGTCACCTCTCCCAAACTTGTTTGGGAGAGGTCGAGCAAAGCCTCCGGCGATTGCTCGGGTGAGGGCCGTCCGAGCAATCCACGCCGCACGCCGCCTCGTGTGCACGCGGCCATCCCTCACCCGCACCAGGCCTAAAGGCCCCGTCCAACCTTTCCCCAGCTGCGCTCGGGAAAGGTGACTGCGGTATGCCCCCGCGCGTGCGAAGCTGTCTTGCGGCATGCCACCTCTCCCAAACTTGTTTGGGAGAGGTCGAGCAGAGCCTCCGGCGATTGCTCGGGTGAGGGCCGTCCGAGCAATCCACGCCGCACGCCGCCTCGCGTGCACGCGGCCATCCCTCACCCGCACGAAGCCTAAAGGCCCCATCCGACCTCTCCCCAGTTGCCTGGAAAAATTGACAGTGCCCGCCGCAACTCACTTGGCTGGCGCCAGTGCAGCTTCTGTCGGTTCGGCTTTTGCCGTCGGAGTCGCGTCCGCGGCAAGATCACCCATCGCATACTGAATGCCGTCGAGCATGTGTTTGAGCACGACCGGATGACTGAACGTCTCGTTGCGGTGGCCCAGATTGGTATAGAACACGCGTCCGTCCCCCGCGGTGCGAATCCACGACACCGGCACTTCACGAGGTCCATCGTTGATCCGCTTGGAAACTTCTTCTTTGCTCATGTCCAAGCTGACCAGGATCCGTAGCACTTCAGGCCCTTCGTACGAATCCGATTTGTACTGGTAGATCTCGTCTTGATGCCAGAACCCTTTGCCATTGAATGCCTGGTTGAGCACATGATCGGGATCATCCAATTTGAATGCCCATGTGCCGCCTGCGGTCCAAGGATGTCCACCAAACTCGCCGCCCACGATCGCACGGCACTCGGGATGACGGCCAAAGTTGTCGCTCGCCGCGTGGAAGCCGACCAAGCCTTTGCCGCCGGAGATGAAATCCAGAAACGCGTTTTGCTGCGAGGCGGTTTCAAACTGCATTCCCGTTGTGTTGTTCAGCAAAATACAATCGTACTGCTTCAAGTTCTCGGGGGTGAACACGTCATAGGTGTCGGCAAAGTCGGCCTCGAACGCCCCCGTTTTCTGTCCCATTTGTTTGACCGCTTCATTTGCATACGGAATCGAGCCGTGAACGAATCCTTCACAGCGATAGAACACCAGCACTCGTCGATCCTGTTTCGGCTCGGCCGCCAACTGCTCGGGAACCGCACTTGCGATCTTACTTAGCTGATCTTCACTAAGCGGTTTGAAATGCTTGGCTTTCTTTTCTTGCCAAGCATCCGACTTGTCCTCGGCAAAACAAGCTCCCGAGCAAAGGCAGGTCACTAGAGTCAGCAGGAACAGTCGATTCATCACGCGACTTCTCGATTACGGGGGGGATGGATAGGGAGGAAGACCCCCATTTTAGTCGCGTTTTGATTGCCATCGTTACCGTCCCGACAAAAAAATCGAAACCCAGCCACTTTCGCTGGAAAAACCACATCGCATCGCCGCCCCTAAGACACGCCGCCCCTAAGACACGCCGCCCCTAAGACACGTCGCCCCTAAGACACGTCGCCCCTAAGACACGTCGCCCCTAAGACACGTCGCCCCTAAGAAACGCCGCACTTAAAACGCGGTGGCAAATAGCGGCCCAGATTGCCGGCCCTCGCGTTCACTGTCCTGCACGTTCACAGTCCCCCGCGAAGCCCAGCCAACAGCGACGGCTTCCCCCACCCTCGCGTGGCCGCATTTGCATTACAATCAGCTGCATCGAATCGACAACAATGCCTGTTCTTTACCCCCATCAAGCACGAAATACCGACTCAATATGATTGCCATTCTCTTACGTGTTTTTGCCTTCTCACTACTGCTCGTGACGGTAGTTCCCATCCATGCCGAATCGAATGCAACGCGGCTTGGCGACAACTTGCAGCCGCTGCTTTCCTGTTTATCAGGACGTGCCGATTCCTTTGCGGTTGCCTTGGACATTGATGTGCTTCTCGATGGCAAAGTCCAACATGTTGACGGGCGACTCGTCCGATTCGATGACCAGTCGTTTGACCTGGACCTGATCCACAGCGACTACAGCGTGCGGATTCGACGCCGGACCGATGCGACCGCGTTTGCGTTGCCTCACCATCAAACCGTCTTCCTCGGATCGGGCGATGTGGATGCGTCGGACCAACTGTCACCGCGGGGAATCACCAACCGATTGGTCGGAAGTGGCTCGATGTTGACAATGGTCGTGCCAATGCTTCAGCAAACCGACTCTGAGGCGGTCGCTCACATGTTGACAGGGTTATTGAAGATGGACTTCAACGTGAATCGGCAGCACTGGACACTCCGCAACGACGTCTCGTTGCAATTCCACAACGGCGGCAAGAAAATCGAGATCAATGTCGGCGAAAAACACCGCGGGACGTTGACGATCCAAGACAGTTTGCCCGAGATGGCAAAAGTAGACGACTGGGTGGATTTCAAACAAGTGGTGCTTGAGCGTCCGGAACTCGAACGCAGCATCACACGCGGGACACGACGGGCACTAGAGATTCTGTCGCCGTCGCGACTGCTGACGTCGCCACAGCCAAAAGCCCGCCAGGTTCCCGGTGGCGAACTTCGCTGGATCGATGGCCAACGTGTTGTCTTGCTAAAAGGAACGCCCGAGCAGATCGGCGACGCCCATGGCCGGCTATTGGCCGTCGAGTCGCAGCGATGTATTGATTCGGTGCTGTACACCTTTGGAACCGTGAACACCATTCGCACCGGGCGTTGGTTTCGGCACGATTTGGACGCGGCCTACGCTCGACTTGCTCCGCACATTCCCGAAGACCATAAGCGTGAAACGTTGGCGTTTGCCAAGGCAATTAACATCGATCCATCCACGGCACACGCGATCAACGTCTTTCCCGAACTGTTTCACTGTTCCGGTTTCGCCGTTTCGGGCCCCGCAAGCAAAGACGGCAAACTGTATCACGGCCGCGTCTTGGACTACATGACCACGATTGGACTGCAAGATGCCGCGACCACTTTTATTGTTGCGGTCGACGGTAAGCATGCGTTTGCGAATATTGGCTATGCCGGATTCATCGGCAGCGTCAGCGGGATGAACGACCAAGCGATATCACTCGGCGAGATGGGCGGCCATGGCGAAGGCCAATGGGATGGCGTGCCGATGGCAACTTTGATGCGGCGGGCACTCGAGGAATGCTCGACGCTGGACGAAGTGATGACGCTGTGGCAGGACTCGCCGAGAACGTGTGAGTACTTCTACGTGTTCGCCGACGGGAAGAGCAGGCAAGCAGTCGGTGTCGCAGCGGATCCCGAATCGATCGAGTTCATCATGCCAGGTCAAAGCGATCCACGACTCGGCGATGGAATCCCCAATGTGTTGGCGTTGTCGTCGGGTTCACGACTGGAAACACTGCGAGAGCGAATCCAGCAGCGATACGGCGAGATCGACGTCGAAGCCGCCCAATGGCTGATGAGTCGTCCCGTGGCGATGAAGTCGAACCTCCACAACGTGCTCTTCATCCCCGAAGACGGCGTCTTCTACGTTGCCAACGCCACCCACAACGCCCCCGCCGCCGAGCAACCGTACGCCCGATTCAATCTTACCGAACTGCTGCAAAGCATGCCTCGCTAACATTCCTGCGAAACAAGACCTTTCCTTCCACTGCGCAGTGTGCAATGAATCATGCAGCACGAACGTTCCCTAATGCCACGCTTCAATGCGTGGCATTGCATTGGTCGACTTGAGTTTTAATGTGCTAAACAGCATCCCATTCTGATGCACCTCCTCAACTTCGCTTCGGGCATTCCGCCAAGTCGCATTGCAACTTGGCAACCTCACCTCGCCTGTGGTCTTCGGTCTCAGACTGTCCGACTTTTCTTGAAAAGGATGTTGGCCCTCGGGGCATTTCGGATTGCTGTGCTCGCCCACCGCTAGAACCACATCCTTCATTCCTTGCATGTCCCCTTTTGCTTTCGCGAACCGACTTCGCCAACGGTGAATGACAAACAGGCCGAACAAGCACTCTCGAAAGGACAATGTGTTGCACATGCTGTGTCCGTAGCACACTGAAAGAATCCCCTTCAGGGTGAAATGCCCGAGGCGATTAACGAGCGAAAAACAAGTGTAAACGGTCACATCTAGCGCACATCGGTTCGCTTCGCTGGCGAACGGAAACGCATCGTCCCCAGCCTCCTCGAAATGAGCGTGAACGCTTCAGCGAGTCACCTCGAGATGGGGGAAATCAACACAGCATTCAATGAGTTCGCGATGGAAAACCGCGGCAACGATCGGCGACCAAAATGCCGGATTTCG
Above is a window of Novipirellula caenicola DNA encoding:
- a CDS encoding ThuA domain-containing protein; amino-acid sequence: MNRLFLLTLVTCLCSGACFAEDKSDAWQEKKAKHFKPLSEDQLSKIASAVPEQLAAEPKQDRRVLVFYRCEGFVHGSIPYANEAVKQMGQKTGAFEADFADTYDVFTPENLKQYDCILLNNTTGMQFETASQQNAFLDFISGGKGLVGFHAASDNFGRHPECRAIVGGEFGGHPWTAGGTWAFKLDDPDHVLNQAFNGKGFWHQDEIYQYKSDSYEGPEVLRILVSLDMSKEEVSKRINDGPREVPVSWIRTAGDGRVFYTNLGHRNETFSHPVVLKHMLDGIQYAMGDLAADATPTAKAEPTEAALAPAK
- a CDS encoding C45 family peptidase, which produces MIAILLRVFAFSLLLVTVVPIHAESNATRLGDNLQPLLSCLSGRADSFAVALDIDVLLDGKVQHVDGRLVRFDDQSFDLDLIHSDYSVRIRRRTDATAFALPHHQTVFLGSGDVDASDQLSPRGITNRLVGSGSMLTMVVPMLQQTDSEAVAHMLTGLLKMDFNVNRQHWTLRNDVSLQFHNGGKKIEINVGEKHRGTLTIQDSLPEMAKVDDWVDFKQVVLERPELERSITRGTRRALEILSPSRLLTSPQPKARQVPGGELRWIDGQRVVLLKGTPEQIGDAHGRLLAVESQRCIDSVLYTFGTVNTIRTGRWFRHDLDAAYARLAPHIPEDHKRETLAFAKAINIDPSTAHAINVFPELFHCSGFAVSGPASKDGKLYHGRVLDYMTTIGLQDAATTFIVAVDGKHAFANIGYAGFIGSVSGMNDQAISLGEMGGHGEGQWDGVPMATLMRRALEECSTLDEVMTLWQDSPRTCEYFYVFADGKSRQAVGVAADPESIEFIMPGQSDPRLGDGIPNVLALSSGSRLETLRERIQQRYGEIDVEAAQWLMSRPVAMKSNLHNVLFIPEDGVFYVANATHNAPAAEQPYARFNLTELLQSMPR